One Calditrichia bacterium DNA window includes the following coding sequences:
- a CDS encoding TonB-dependent receptor has protein sequence MRTVFLAILVFTGIFVTLSGQTRTKYTISGFVQDATSGERLIGANVFEPTLQEGTTTNSYGFFSLTLPADSVLLAVAYIGYQNEFFRLKLTDDVALNINLRPSPVAGDTIQVVADAIELIENQTQMSRIDVSVAQIRSMPALLGETDILKALQLLPGVQSGSEGASGIYVRGGGPDQNLIMLDGAPVYNASHLFGFFSVFNADAIKNVNLTKGGFPARFGGRLSSVLEINMKEGNNQKFEATGAIGVVASRLTLEGPLKKGVSSFIVSMRRTYIDILARPFMNTDEGTGGYYFYDVNAKANYAFSNNDRIYLSFYGGDDQFYAEENNDFDSETPDFTAETGWGNLTGTFRWNHLFSKKLFSNTIVTFSKYRFDITTKERSGDDSYVANYFSGIRDWSARVDFDYIPNTRHSIRFGTGITHHNFSPGAYQYNEDSDSPVDLLLKPSADVNALEAIVYIEDDVKISDDFSANIGVHASGFQVKNTTHTSLQPRVSLNYRLPGGYALKSSFASMNQYIHLLTNSGIGLPTDLWVPATDRVKPQESWQAAVGIARSLADRRYEFSFEIYYKKMNDLIEYREGANYLALDTDWQNKVQSGEGEAYGAEFFLQKKRGRTTGWLGYTLSWSNRQFASLNDGKAFPYRYDRRHDLSAVVAHDISKKWEFSTNFVFGTGAAITLPIAQIQLNPTGYNNPFLGYTGTQNIYGSRNGFRMANYHRLDVSLRFFRGKTRDGGIFTFSVYNLYSRKNPFFIYQDEDDNGNRVMKQVSLFPIIPAISYSFKF, from the coding sequence ATGCGCACTGTTTTTCTCGCAATTTTAGTTTTCACCGGCATTTTCGTAACGCTTTCCGGACAAACCCGGACAAAATATACCATCAGCGGATTTGTGCAGGACGCCACTTCCGGCGAGCGGCTGATCGGCGCTAATGTGTTCGAACCAACCTTGCAGGAAGGCACCACCACCAACAGCTACGGTTTTTTCAGCCTCACGCTTCCGGCGGATTCCGTTTTGCTGGCAGTGGCATACATCGGCTATCAAAATGAATTTTTCCGGCTGAAATTGACAGATGATGTGGCATTAAACATCAATCTGCGCCCGTCGCCGGTTGCCGGCGATACCATTCAGGTGGTCGCGGATGCCATCGAGTTGATCGAAAACCAGACGCAGATGAGCCGCATTGATGTATCCGTTGCCCAAATCCGCTCGATGCCGGCACTGCTCGGCGAAACCGATATTCTCAAAGCGTTGCAACTGCTGCCCGGTGTTCAATCCGGCAGCGAAGGTGCCAGCGGTATTTACGTTCGCGGCGGCGGACCCGATCAAAACCTGATCATGCTGGACGGCGCACCGGTTTACAACGCATCGCACCTGTTCGGATTTTTTTCGGTGTTCAACGCCGATGCCATCAAAAATGTGAACCTCACCAAAGGCGGTTTTCCGGCGCGATTTGGCGGGCGATTGTCGTCCGTTTTGGAAATCAACATGAAAGAGGGCAACAACCAGAAATTTGAGGCAACCGGTGCGATAGGCGTGGTGGCATCGCGGTTAACGCTGGAAGGACCGCTCAAAAAAGGGGTTTCCTCGTTCATCGTTTCCATGCGGCGAACCTACATCGATATTCTGGCGCGCCCGTTTATGAACACGGACGAAGGCACCGGCGGCTACTATTTTTACGATGTGAACGCCAAAGCCAACTACGCTTTCTCGAATAACGACCGGATTTATTTGAGTTTTTACGGCGGCGACGATCAATTTTACGCCGAAGAAAATAACGATTTCGACAGCGAAACACCCGATTTTACAGCGGAAACCGGCTGGGGAAATTTGACCGGAACCTTTCGCTGGAATCACCTGTTCAGCAAAAAATTGTTCAGCAACACGATTGTCACGTTCAGCAAATACCGCTTCGATATTACGACTAAAGAGCGCAGCGGTGATGACTCGTATGTGGCCAATTACTTCTCCGGCATCCGCGACTGGAGCGCCCGGGTGGATTTCGATTACATCCCGAATACCCGGCACAGCATCCGATTCGGCACCGGAATTACCCATCACAATTTTAGTCCCGGCGCTTATCAATACAATGAGGACAGCGATTCTCCTGTTGACCTGCTGCTGAAACCATCCGCTGATGTCAACGCGCTGGAAGCTATTGTTTATATTGAAGATGATGTAAAAATATCCGACGATTTTTCCGCAAATATCGGCGTGCACGCATCCGGATTTCAGGTGAAAAACACCACGCACACATCGCTGCAACCCCGGGTTTCGCTCAATTATCGCCTGCCCGGCGGATACGCGCTGAAAAGCTCGTTCGCGAGTATGAATCAATATATCCATCTGCTCACCAACTCCGGCATCGGCTTGCCGACAGATTTGTGGGTGCCCGCAACCGATCGCGTGAAACCGCAGGAATCGTGGCAGGCGGCGGTTGGCATCGCCCGTTCGCTGGCAGACCGGCGATACGAATTCAGTTTCGAAATCTATTACAAAAAAATGAACGACCTCATCGAATACCGGGAGGGCGCCAACTACCTTGCGCTGGATACCGATTGGCAAAACAAGGTTCAGTCCGGTGAAGGCGAGGCATACGGCGCGGAATTTTTTCTGCAGAAAAAACGCGGGCGCACCACCGGATGGCTGGGCTACACGCTCTCGTGGAGCAATCGCCAGTTTGCTTCGCTGAACGATGGCAAAGCGTTTCCCTATCGATACGACCGGCGGCATGATTTATCCGCCGTTGTTGCACACGATATTTCGAAAAAATGGGAATTTTCAACCAATTTTGTGTTTGGCACCGGTGCGGCAATCACGCTGCCCATCGCGCAAATTCAGCTTAACCCGACCGGATACAACAACCCGTTTTTGGGATACACCGGCACGCAAAATATTTACGGTTCGCGCAACGGTTTCCGGATGGCCAATTACCATCGGCTGGATGTCAGTTTGCGATTTTTTCGCGGCAAAACCCGCGATGGCGGCATTTTCACATTCAGCGTTTACAATTTGTATAGCCGGAAAAATCCTTTTTTCATTTATCAGGATGAGGACGACAACGGCAACCGGGTGATGAAACAGGTCAGCCTGTTCCCGATTATCCCGGCGATCAGTTACAGTTTTAAATTTTGA
- a CDS encoding MotA/TolQ/ExbB proton channel family protein: protein MLELFQKGGIMMYPLLLASVAALAVFLERLWSLQRKKVLIPEVVAVLEQIKDEKDFPLARSVCQKAGGPFPQIVISCLNNSDLPTDELRLTIEDEGRQQVRSLKRGMTVLETVAGVAPLLGLLGTVLGMISVFDVIEELGVGQAKALSGGISEALITTAVGLFVGIPALIAYNYVTSRSDNLILDIEKYTLLLLNKIIRLKTPAADPVEISLKS, encoded by the coding sequence ATGCTCGAACTCTTTCAAAAAGGCGGAATTATGATGTATCCGCTGTTGCTGGCTTCTGTGGCGGCACTGGCGGTTTTTTTAGAGCGATTGTGGAGCCTGCAACGCAAAAAAGTGCTAATCCCCGAGGTGGTGGCAGTGCTGGAACAAATCAAGGATGAAAAAGATTTTCCGCTGGCGCGATCCGTTTGCCAAAAAGCTGGCGGGCCGTTTCCGCAAATCGTTATTTCATGTTTGAACAATTCGGACCTGCCGACCGATGAACTGCGGCTGACCATCGAAGACGAAGGCCGCCAACAGGTACGCTCACTAAAACGTGGGATGACCGTGCTGGAAACTGTCGCCGGTGTGGCACCGCTACTCGGTTTGCTGGGCACAGTTTTGGGGATGATCAGTGTATTCGACGTTATCGAGGAATTGGGCGTTGGGCAGGCGAAAGCGCTTTCCGGCGGTATTTCGGAAGCGTTGATAACCACCGCAGTGGGGTTGTTTGTGGGTATTCCCGCACTGATCGCTTACAATTATGTCACATCGCGATCGGATAATCTGATACTGGATATCGAAAAATATACCCTGCTGTTGCTCAATAAAATTATCCGGTTAAAAACACCGGCCGCCGATCCGGTCGAAATCAGCCTGAAATCGTAA
- a CDS encoding biopolymer transporter ExbD has translation MKLLNKKPAKAILNITPLIDVLFILIIFFVVSSTFLEQPGIKLELPKAQSGDTQRVERAVLYISAASELFLNDDPATLENLSGKLSAMMQNRAEKSLIISADKGVHHGLVVQVMDIARSSSVQKLVISTERKE, from the coding sequence ATGAAATTACTCAACAAAAAGCCGGCAAAAGCAATTCTGAACATCACCCCGTTGATCGACGTGTTGTTTATTTTAATCATATTTTTTGTGGTGTCGTCCACATTTTTGGAGCAGCCGGGCATCAAGCTGGAATTGCCCAAAGCCCAAAGCGGCGATACGCAGCGGGTGGAACGCGCCGTTTTGTATATTTCCGCAGCCTCCGAATTATTTTTGAACGATGACCCGGCAACACTGGAAAATCTCTCCGGAAAATTAAGCGCGATGATGCAAAATCGTGCCGAAAAAAGCCTGATCATCAGCGCGGACAAAGGCGTCCATCACGGATTGGTTGTGCAAGTGATGGATATCGCGCGAAGCAGCAGCGTGCAAAAACTGGTGATTTCCACAGAACGGAAAGAATAA